Genomic segment of Nostoc commune NIES-4072:
TGGTTAGATCGACTACCTTAAGTTACTAAAGTACTTTGCAACACAACCGAAGCACTACCTCCAGCCTTGAACGATCGCGCCGCCGAAAATGCTACGATTCACCTCGCTGGTGAAGATGCTATAGGGAAAGGCGGGATCAAGGGCACTGCTCTCGTCCAGCGTCCGCATCTGTTCCGGGGTGAGGCGGATGTCCAATGATGCCAGATTGTCATACAGTTGTTCGAGCTTACTGGCACCCAGAATCGGCGAGGTAATGCCAGACTGCACTGAAACCCAGGCAAGGGCGACCTGTGCCAAGGGGCGATCGACTTGGGCTGCCACCGTTCGCAAAGTATCAAGGACGCGCCAGTTACAATCGGTGAACATCTGGCTTCCGAAAGGATTGGGGCCAATCAGCCGTCCTTGACCGCTCGCCCCCGCCCCCTCGCGCTCGTACTTGCCAGTGAGGAAACCGGCAGCAAGCGGACTCCAGGCACAGATGCCGAGACCGCATTCACGGGCGGCGGGCAGATGTTCGCGCTCAATGCTGCGTTCAACGAGCGAATACGCCAGTTGCATGGCGATGGGCCCAGGAATGTTATGCGCTGTGGCGATCGCCGCTGCCTTGGCAGTGTACCAGGCTGGCACATTTGAGAATCCGAAGTAGCGGATCTTGCCGACGCGTACCAGGTCGCCGAACGACTGTAGTACTTCTTCAACGGGCGTCACCATATCCCAGGTGTGCATCCAGTAGAGGTCAACATAGTCGGTACGGAGGCGGCGCAGCGAACCCTCAAGCGCCCGATGCATGTTTTTGCGTCCGTTACCGCCCGCATTCGCGTTGCCCGGTTCGCCGCCGTGAAAGCTGAACTTGGTTGCAAGCACTAGTTGGTCGCGTAGGCTGCGATCGGCGATATAGCTACCAATCAGTTCCTCGCTGCGACCCTTGGCATATACATCGGCGGTGTCGATGAAGTTGCCGCCAGCATCGACATAAGCATGGAAGATGGACTCAGAAACCTCATCGGGCGCACCCCATCGCGGGGTGCCGAAGGTCATGGTGCCGAGGGTGAGCGGGCTGACGAGCAAGCCGGAGTGTCCGAGAGTGCGGAAGGCGGTAAGGCTCATAGGTTTCTTTTCTGGCTGAAACAACAAAGTCGATGAAGAGTGCTGAGTTAAAAGTGCTGTTAGCGGATAGCTAAGGTTTAGCCCGTGCTGAGTAAGAAGAGGAGTGCTGAGTACTCAGAATGGTAAAAGTGTCTTGTCTGTGTCAATCAAGCTCATGATGCAAAGAAGGGACACAGACAGTGATGTCTTCGATACCTAGAAGGCGCTGGCTGTCGGGCGGACAATGATTTCGTTGACATCGACATCATCCGGTTGGGACACAGCAAATAAGACAGATTGGGCGATCGCCTGAGGGGTGAGGGCAGTTTTGCGAAGTTCTTTTAAGAAGCCTTTTACTGCATCGTCCGTGATATCAGAGCCGAGTTCGGTCTCAACGACACCGGGGGATATGATGGTTACGCGAATGTTCTTCGACTCCTGGCGCAGTCCATCAGATATCGCCCAAACAGCATATTTTGTCGCGGAATAGACTGCACTGGTGGGCCCTACCATGTGAGCAGCGATCGACGCAGTATTGATAAACTGTCCGCCGCCTTGTGCTTCCATGATCGGTAAACCAGCCGCAATGCCGTTCAATACGCCACGGATATTTACATCAATCATGGTGTCCCACTCCTCGACTTTCAGGGCATTCATTGGAGACAAGGGCATCACACCTGCATTGTTGAAGATGACATCGACGCGACCAAATTTTTCTTTAGCAAAATGAATGAATGCTTTCACATCCTCGCGATAGCGAAGATCCACTGCTTTGAATTCTGCAATGTTTCCCTGGTCGCGGATCTCTTTGACAATCGCTTCTAGCTTTTCTGTACGCCGTGCCCCCAGAACTACATTTGCACCGTTTTGAGCAAGTAACTTCGCGGTGGCTTCACCGATGCCACTACTGGCTCCAGTGATCGCAATAACTTTGTTTTCTACATTTAACATGATGACTGTCCTTGCTGTTGAGGTTGATTTGACTTAGAAAAATATGCCTCTAGAGACTTCAATTCTTTGGGTATTTACTCATCGGTTTCCGCGATGGGTGAATGGCCACAGTAGGCGATCGCAGAAACAACACTGTTCACTTTTGCCTCACTGCTGCGATCCGTCACAATTACACCAACCTCTTTTTTCGCCAGCGCCAAAGAGGTATTTTTCGCCAGTCCTTGGCTCGCTCCTGTGACTAAAGCAATTTTTGCCTTGTTTCTCTTCATTGCCTCATCCTTTCAGCCTTGTCTTTCAGCATGGGTTCATCATAAGGTTGAAAAGCTTTTCCCTAAATACATAAACCTCGCAGATGATTGCCTAATCCTCTCAAATCAGGCGTTGGCAAGGGAGAAATATTCTCTATAATGAGCGTATGAGGATGGTATCAGTCAGGAATTGAGTATGGTGATTGAAACACTCAACTATGAAGCGGCAATCAGCAAGTGTGACGAACTGGCAGCATTAGTGACTCGGCACACTGACGGTAAGGGGAACGGTGTTCATGCAACGGCAATTAATCAGTTAGAATTCATGCGGGAATCTGATACTTCAGCCACAATGCAGGGGGTCACCGAACCGATTCTCGGCATTGTCGTTCAAGGCAAAAAAGAAGTGTTGCTAAATGAGGAAACCTATGGGTATGGTGTGGCTCAATATCTAGTGGTGTCGGTGGATTTGCCGCTCTGTGGATGTGCGATCGAGGCGACACCTGCGAAGCCGTATCTAGGATTTAAGCTAGATTTAGACCCCGTTCAACTCTGTGACATTATTGCTCAAACTAACCCAGGCATGGGTAAGAAAGAAAACTCGGTTAGAGGCTGGTTCATCAGCGATGCCGATCCATCGTTGATTGATTGTGCTATCAGGCTGACACGGCTTTTGGACACACCGCAGGATATTCCATTCCTAGCACCAATGATCGTCCGCGAAATCTACTACCGTTTGCTAATTGGTGAACAAGGTGAAGCAGTTCGCCAAATTGCCACATCGGGCAGCAATATGCAGCGCATTGCTGAAGTGATAAAACTTATCAAGGCTGATTTTACAAAGCCACTGCGGGTTGAGGATCTAGCTCTTCAAGCCAATATGTCTCCTTCCTCGTTCCATCGCCATTTTAAAGAAGTCACCTCCATGAGTCCGCTGCAATATCAAAAGCAATTAAGACTATTGAAAGCGCGTCACCTGATGCTTGCCGAGAATGCCGATGCGACCCGTACTGCCTATCAGGTGGGGTATGAAAGTCCTTCACAGTTTAGTCGCGAATATTCTCGGATGTTTGGTGCGCCTCCGATGAAGGACATTGAACGATTACGAATAGCTTGAGCAAAGACTGTGAGTTCGCTACAGCAAACATCCAGACACATAGCTTTTAATTTATAAGAAGTAAGTTGATCAATATAAATTTGTGTATGAGAGCCAAATGTTAAAAGAACTTCACCTCCAACAAGTTGGTCCAGCTGCCCATTTTGATGTCGCATTTGCCGATAGGCTCAATATATTTACAGGTGATAATGGTTTAGGTAAAAGTTTTTTACTTGATATTGCATGGTGGGTGATGACTACAAATTGGGCGGAGCAACCAGCGTACCCACAGCGAGTCAGAGGTGAAAATCCGCAAATTACAGCCGTAGTTAGCAATAAAAAAAATATAAGAGAATATCAGAGCCACTTTGATTTTTCTGAACAGCAATGGCGTAATTTACAAATGCCTCCTTTATTAAAAGAGGTAGTTATTTATGTACGGGTTGATGGTAGTTTTTCCATTTTTGACCCAGCTCGCCAACGCGATATTCCTTTTGACTTTAATCCAAATACACTTTGGAATGGATTAAAGTCAAAAGATAAAGTTATTTGTAATGGTCTAATTCAAGATTGGGTTACATGGCAGAATCAACCCAATAAATATCCATTTGAACTCTTTTCTAATGTTATTAAAAAACTTGCACCTCACCCTTCCGAATGGATAGAAGTGGGAGAAACAACGCGAGTTTCTATTGAAGACGTGCGCGATATTCCTACAGTTAACCTACCTTACGGGAATGTTCCTGTCACTCAAACATCAGCCGGAATGAAGCGTATTTTGGGACTAGCTTATTTACTAGTGTGGACTTGGTACGAACATAAAAAAGCTTCAGAACTGCGACAACAAAAGCCAGTAAATCAGATAGTTTTACTAATTGATGAAATTGAATCTCATTTGCATCCTCGTTGGCAGAGGGTGATTTTACCAGCTATTTTATCTGTGGTGACAGAATTACAACCCAGGATGAAGATACAGGCTTTAGTAACTACTCATTCTCCACTTATTCTTGCTTCTTTAGAGCCAAATTTTCATGAGCAAGAAGATAAACTATTTTTATTTAAATTACAAGATAGAGAGGTTAGCCTTGACGAAGTACCTTGGTCAAAACAAGGGGACATAGTTGGATGGTTAACCTCAGATATTTTTGGACTCAAACAAGCCCGTTCCAAAGAAGCAGAAATCGCAATTGAAGCAGCAGAGGCTTGGATGCGTGATGATGATATGAATACGTTTCCAGAAAATCTGAGAATACCAACACAAATTCATCAGGAACTTCAAAGAGTTTTACCAGGACATGACCCATTTTGGCCCCGTTGGATAGTCAGGGTTAGCGCGTCTCAAACCCTATTGACAAGCGGACTTACCTATAAGCAATCAAGTTGGAAACAAAGTGGCACTATCCGGGCTAGGGTAAGATTTAATCCATCTAGGTGCAAGGTTCGAGTAATGCCAGCAGGATTTGAGAACAAGAAAAGCAAAACCAAAGCATCTTTTACACCCAGTGTAAATAGCAAAGACATTACCACTAAGTTTCAGGAATACTTCACACAAATAAAAGATCCCAGAGTGGAAAGGACAAGATATCATTTACTCACAGATATCATCACCATAGCGATTTTGGCAGTAATAGCAGGAGCGTCAGGTTGGGAAGATATTGAGGAGTATGGAATCAGTAAACAAGAGTGGTTGAAAACGTTTTTGCAACTACCATTCGGAATACCCAGCCCCGATACTTTTAGGAGGGTGTTTGAAAGAATTAACCCAAAAGAATTTGAGCAATGTTTTCGGCAGTGGGTTCAATCCTTGGTTGAGAAATTGGGAGTAGAAGTAGTAGCCATAGATGGCAAAACTCATAGAGGCTCTTATGACCGAGAATCAAAACTAAAAGCCTTGCACACAGTGAGTGCCTGGTCGAGTGAACATCGTTTAGTTTTGGGACAAACAAAAGTCAGTTCTAAATCAAATGAAATCACTGCAATTCCAGCACTATTGGACATATTAGACATCTCTGGCTGCATCATTACCATTGATGCGATGGGTACACAGAAATTGATTGCCGAGAAAATTATTGCAGCTAATGCGGATTATATTCTGAGTCTGAAAGATAATCATCCAACACTCCATCAACAAGTAAAAAATTGGTTTGAGGCAGCACAATCCATTGGATTTAAAGATATTGATATCGGTATTAGTCAACGTATTGAAAAAGGACATCACCGCATCGAAAAACGTACAGTTTACACCGTACCTGTGTCGCAGATTCCTGGACTTTATCAACTAGATTTATGGGGAGGACTAAAAACAATAGTCATGGTAGTACGTTCGATTCAGCATTGGAATAAAACAACACACGAAGTACAATTTTACATTACTAGCCTTATTAATGATGCAAACAAGATTGCTAGTGCAATTCGACAGCATTGGGGAATAGAAAATTCTGTTCATTGGACATTGGATGTTACCTTCCACGAGGATGAATGCCGAATTCGTTCTTTACACAGTCCACAAAACTTTGCTTTACTACGTCGTATTGCTCTTAATGCATTAGAGCGAGAATCGTCTTTTCGTCGCAGTATTCGCCAAAAATCACGACGGGCAGCTATGAACGATCACTATATGCTTTCTGTGTTAGCTGCGGCTCTCTCAAACTCAGTACCTCTGCCATAAATCCCCCTGTCAATAGGGTTTGAGACGCGCTAACCCTGCTGAAATATCCTGTTGTGGGTGCTGTTTCTTTGGATGCGGCTGAACTTTTTTCTTGGTCTTATTTGCTTCCGAAGTGGGGTTATATTCTAATTTTGGTTGTATTATCGAAATCTCACTGGGATAATTACTGCTTAATGTATATATAGTAACAAGTTTTTTAGAGTTACTATCGGTATCACCATTACTATCACTTGTACTGCTATTAGTAGGTTTATCACTATATAAGTAATCAATGTTACTTAAAATTATACTATTTATGCGAGCAATTGCTTTGGCTTTAGCTTGTTGAATTACTTCTTTATCTTTATCTGGGTCGTACATGATTCCATATTCAGACCGCAGTTTGTTCCAGCTATAAGGTTTGTATACTTGATAACCAGCAATTTTTACATCATTATGAGTGTAGGTAAAGCCTAGTAGTTCTTCCCCCTGCATCTTAGGCAATACTCCAATGTTATTTTCCTCCAGGCGTTGAATAAACGTAGAGACGGTGGGACTATCCTTAATGGCTTCTCCTATTGCTTGGCGAATAATTTCCTTACTTGTTGGGGTTTTGTGCTTACTGTTGACTGCTCTAATACTTTTTGATCGGTTGGGACTAGTGAGTGTAATTATTCCGTAC
This window contains:
- a CDS encoding aldo/keto reductase; translation: MSLTAFRTLGHSGLLVSPLTLGTMTFGTPRWGAPDEVSESIFHAYVDAGGNFIDTADVYAKGRSEELIGSYIADRSLRDQLVLATKFSFHGGEPGNANAGGNGRKNMHRALEGSLRRLRTDYVDLYWMHTWDMVTPVEEVLQSFGDLVRVGKIRYFGFSNVPAWYTAKAAAIATAHNIPGPIAMQLAYSLVERSIEREHLPAARECGLGICAWSPLAAGFLTGKYEREGAGASGQGRLIGPNPFGSQMFTDCNWRVLDTLRTVAAQVDRPLAQVALAWVSVQSGITSPILGASKLEQLYDNLASLDIRLTPEQMRTLDESSALDPAFPYSIFTSEVNRSIFGGAIVQGWR
- a CDS encoding SDR family oxidoreductase; amino-acid sequence: MLNVENKVIAITGASSGIGEATAKLLAQNGANVVLGARRTEKLEAIVKEIRDQGNIAEFKAVDLRYREDVKAFIHFAKEKFGRVDVIFNNAGVMPLSPMNALKVEEWDTMIDVNIRGVLNGIAAGLPIMEAQGGGQFINTASIAAHMVGPTSAVYSATKYAVWAISDGLRQESKNIRVTIISPGVVETELGSDITDDAVKGFLKELRKTALTPQAIAQSVLFAVSQPDDVDVNEIIVRPTASAF
- a CDS encoding SDR family NAD(P)-dependent oxidoreductase translates to MKRNKAKIALVTGASQGLAKNTSLALAKKEVGVIVTDRSSEAKVNSVVSAIAYCGHSPIAETDE
- a CDS encoding AraC family transcriptional regulator yields the protein MVIETLNYEAAISKCDELAALVTRHTDGKGNGVHATAINQLEFMRESDTSATMQGVTEPILGIVVQGKKEVLLNEETYGYGVAQYLVVSVDLPLCGCAIEATPAKPYLGFKLDLDPVQLCDIIAQTNPGMGKKENSVRGWFISDADPSLIDCAIRLTRLLDTPQDIPFLAPMIVREIYYRLLIGEQGEAVRQIATSGSNMQRIAEVIKLIKADFTKPLRVEDLALQANMSPSSFHRHFKEVTSMSPLQYQKQLRLLKARHLMLAENADATRTAYQVGYESPSQFSREYSRMFGAPPMKDIERLRIA
- a CDS encoding ISAs1 family transposase, which produces MPAGFENKKSKTKASFTPSVNSKDITTKFQEYFTQIKDPRVERTRYHLLTDIITIAILAVIAGASGWEDIEEYGISKQEWLKTFLQLPFGIPSPDTFRRVFERINPKEFEQCFRQWVQSLVEKLGVEVVAIDGKTHRGSYDRESKLKALHTVSAWSSEHRLVLGQTKVSSKSNEITAIPALLDILDISGCIITIDAMGTQKLIAEKIIAANADYILSLKDNHPTLHQQVKNWFEAAQSIGFKDIDIGISQRIEKGHHRIEKRTVYTVPVSQIPGLYQLDLWGGLKTIVMVVRSIQHWNKTTHEVQFYITSLINDANKIASAIRQHWGIENSVHWTLDVTFHEDECRIRSLHSPQNFALLRRIALNALERESSFRRSIRQKSRRAAMNDHYMLSVLAAALSNSVPLP
- a CDS encoding relaxase/mobilization nuclease domain-containing protein → MIPVIYKKPNFLDTLKYVLGKDDAAIVDTNMMGTKPDEFNQQFLSTKYTKKAVKRQCAHLIISIAHRPNYHEHLSDSQYSYVAREYLKDMGYLPKEESSVAATSQFVAVRHHDRNHEHLHIITSRIRLDGSLVNDSYDYFNSQVSTRRIAAELGLEVTPTTNEAVASRLEQEYGIITLTSPNRSKSIRAVNSKHKTPTSKEIIRQAIGEAIKDSPTVSTFIQRLEENNIGVLPKMQGEELLGFTYTHNDVKIAGYQVYKPYSWNKLRSEYGIMYDPDKDKEVIQQAKAKAIARINSIILSNIDYLYSDKPTNSSTSDSNGDTDSNSKKLVTIYTLSSNYPSEISIIQPKLEYNPTSEANKTKKKVQPHPKKQHPQQDISAGLARLKPY